taactagtttgttctctatatctttgaGTCCATTTCTATTTTGGTATATTCATTTGGTTGTTtcaatttttagattccacctataaatgaTAACGTACaggatttatttcactaagcctccaggtccacccatgttgctgcaaatagcataatttcattctttttatggctgagtaacatttcatttataccacattttctttatccattcatctgttgattgacacttaagctgcttccatatcttggctattacaaataatgctgctataaacttTAGGAtgcatatatgttttcaaattagtgttttcactttctttggctatatacccaggaatggaattgctggatcatatggtagttctaattttagccCCTGAAGTTTTTAAAGCTGTGAATGTAATTTAGCATGAACAGTATCACAGgcaatcatttttttgttttgttgctaaaGCTGTTGGATATACATTAGAGTGATTTTGTGTCTGAATATGTGAcagtaaaataatgtttaaacCAATATATAAATCAAGTCATCTCTACTGGTATTATTAATCTAGAAGTACTGCATAGACAATAGTAAGAGGAAGGACATTTATGCGTATTTCCAAATGGGACTTGATCATTTTAAATTTGCTGACTGGCAAAATTTCTCACCAAGTTAGTATAGATTATACCCTACTTCATAAAAGAGAGCaataatgaagtttttttttttcctgcagcatttgctttcagagaaaaatcctaaaatttgcaaGTATTTCTGATGccagaaaattatgaaatgtaaGAGTATATTTAGCAATCAGCATGACTTAGCTCATGGtaattggcatatgcacaattATAATCTGCATTCCAGTTATTTAAGCTGAGATATCCTTGATCAGGTTGAACATACTGTGAGTAGAAGAattctttttctaagaaatatGATGGAGAAAGTCTTTGGAGAATGGCCTCACTGAACTGGTAAGTTAATTTTCTCCGGATTTTGATGATTTCCCCAGTTCTTCCATAATTCCTCAATGCTCTGGCCATTTTCTGGTAAGTCATGGTCTTCcggttgccttttcttttcccccaaagttgggcaagtttttctttgttttttgatacGAACTGAAAGATGCCTTTGGTCTGGTCTATCCACTGAATACACGATGCCATCTCTGGATTGCACAGGGATTCATGAAGGTATTCAAACAGTCGGAGCTTCTTCCTGCCTAAAATAAGAGGGACGCTATGTCACACTCCACCATGGCTGTACACAAAGAACATCCTCAGAAAGGGTTTGCCGAGTGACTACAGAATTCAAAGCTGCAGTAGAACTGGTTTTCTTCCTACTCACCCCCTTAGAATGCATTTATGGTATCATTTCATGGGATTAAAAGTCAAGGGTCTACTTGGCCTATTGAAGTTTCAATAGAACCGTTCTTTGCTGGGGAAGCTGTCCAAAACTGTGTCCTGTCCTTCACTGACAAAGGGAGGTGTCAAGTCTCTTTATCAGAGTTTCCCAGTTGTCATGTGATCTTTCTTCACAGTTAAATCTTGACTACTAGTTTTATGTCATATATTAAGCTGTCTGCAGAACAACAAAACTGAGTAAAATGGACTGCAAAGTTTCgtggttttaaaaaaacttgaaaagcCATTTCGAAAGGGCAACTCATTTGAAGGggttttattcaaataaaaagtcAAGTGAGTGAAGGAAGTGAATGCCTTTTGTAAAATGCAAAGCAGTGTgcaaatataagtgaaatcagtAACAAAGAAGGTTAGGTAAAAATGCTAACTCTGGTTCTGCATAAttacttgaaaaataaagaatggaaaaaaactggagttaAATGCAAAAATATCTTCATGACATTTTGACACGATTTGAGAGCAATGGCAATGAGCATGGTGATATTTCACTGCTGTGAAATAAAATGGTACTGCCAGAGTTTTTAATCTCTCTTAGGAACACAGCCCTTTATATCTCGGAATAACTAGAAAGGAAATATCTATTGTGGTTTTTGCTTGTTCAGTGGATTGGAGAACAAAGGTGACAACCCGTTTTGTGACTTCTGAATTGGCCTATAAATACCATGTCCCACCAGATCTGTCAGCAGCTAAAAGCCCCATGGCCAAATTCCATTTTCCCCTTGAGAAAGTAGAATAGTAGACTCCCAAACTGCTGTAAACAGTCTCTGGGGTGTAATACTCGTGCATCAGTCATCATTCATCCAAAAACCTCAGAGGTTTTTACAAGGATTATCTTTTGCATTATATTATCTTGAGTTTATAAATTGAGAAATGAAAGGGACTTACCAAAAAACACATCATGAATTAAAGTCCTAGCCTTAAACGAGCTCTCTGCCGCTCAACCAGTGGTCACATCAATTATAATGGATCCTTgccttttaaagtttgttttcaattttgaaagaaatgtttacatttttattttttaaaaccagaagtatttttaaaatttttattatagttgatttacaatgttctgtcaatttctgctatatagcaaagtgacccagtaacacacatacatacatacacatatatatgtatatatataatgtatatatatacattttatatatacatgtatataatgtatatatatacattttttctcacaatatcctccatcatgttccatcacaagtgactagatatggttccctgtgctatacagcaggctctcattgcttattcatatcaaatgtaatagtttgcatctactaactccaaactcccagtccatcccactccctccaaaaACAAACTGAAAGTAAAAGCCCAAGTCTCTCCTATATCCctagaaaatgatttattttttgcatatataaaGATATGCataccctttaaaaattaaaaatgttatcaCAATATTTTGTATGAATAATATACAGTAAATaatatatactaaataaataatagaacaaTATAGAGATTAGCTATAGATAGAGGAAATACTAAATTGTTAACAATGGGACATAGTGTGGgacaaaagaatattttcacttattttttatatacCTGAATttagttatttgctttttagggctgcactcacggcatatggaaattcccaggctaggggtagaatcggagctacagccgctggtttatgcctcagctacagcaaagtgggatccaagccacatctttgacctacaccacagctcatgtcaaagccagatccccgacccactgagaaaggccagggatcaaactcacatcctcatggatactagttggattcgcttccactgcattacagtgggaacccccatttGGACGTTTAATAATGAACATTCTTACTTTTGAATTATGGAAGTAAAAAGGGttacaacaaaaaacaaaatatattttagagtattttctGTTTCGATACTTAAAATATGCCTTGCTGccttttaataattatatatgttctatttttatgACTGTACTATTTTTCACCCAATAATGAATTCCTAAAGTATTTTGAAGTTTCATTGTTTCAAATGTATTGCTGCTTCAAGTTGAAGACTAAGCTCTAAAAGTATGCATATGCCAATGAATTGGTATGGagtgactggccagtggggacatactgtatagctcagggaacgcTGCCCAacagtctgtgataatctatacgggaaaagaatctgaaaaagaatggatgtatgaatatgtgtaactgaatcattttgttgtacagcagaaattatcacaacattgtaaatcaactattcttcaataaaaccttaaaatgaaaaaaattttaaaaataaaacagagtggTAAATGATACTTTCCCTAATGGCAAAGCTCCAAAGCATGAAACATCAATGAAAGGACACAGGTGTCATACCCTGGAGTTAATAGTTAGtaggtttgtttaaaaaaaaaaaaaaaaagatgatagatGTAGAAGTGCTAGTCTTCTATTAAATTGCTATCATCATTCAATATCCAATACTAATATTTAGTAGATCTCCTTATATGATTTTACACATTATTCCTTGCTGGATTAGAATATTCCtgaatagttatatatatatatatatatatatatatatatatattttttttttttttttttttttttggtctttttagggctgcacccttagcatatggaagttcccaggctaggagttgaattggacctgtagctgccggcctacaccacagccatagcagcttgggatcctgagctgcatctgcaacctataccacagctcacggcaacgccagatccttaacccactgaatgagggcagggatagaacccacaacctcatagatactagttgggtttttctttttttttttttttgtcttttctagggccgcatccgaggcatatggaggtctccagactaggggtctaattagagctgtagccgctggcctacaccacagtcacagcaacgccagatccacactgcgtctgcaacctacaccatggctcatggcaatgccggatccttaacccactgagcggggccagggatcgaacccccaacttcatggttcttagtcagattcattaaccattgacccatgacaggagctccctgatactaatcaggtttgttaaggctgagccacaggagcagccctaaaaagcggggagggggggaaaaaaggctaagtcaccacaggaactcctagaattttataATTCTAGGATACAGCATATTGTTTTATAGAAACAAAACTAGTTAactcaaaaaatattcattttggagttcccatcatggtgcagtggaaatgaatacgactaggaaccatgaggttgcgggttcaatcttattcagtgggttaaggatccagtgttgccctaagctgtggtgtaggtcacagatggggctcggatctggcattgctgtggctgtggcataggctggcggctgtggctctgattcgatcccaggcctgggaacttccatatgccacaggtgcagccctaaaaggacaaaagaccaaaaaaataaataaaataaaataaaatatatatataggagttcccatcatagctcagtggttaacgaatctgactaggagccacgaggttgcgggttcaatccctggcctcattcagtgggttaaggatctggcgttgcagtgagctgtggtgtaggttgcagacatggcttggatcccaagttgctgtggctgtggtataggccagcaactacagctctgattggacccctagcctgggaacctccatatgccacgggtacagccctagaaaaagcaaaaaaagaaaaaaatatatatatgttcacttaaaattaattttaagtatggatagctatatgtaaaagaatgaaatcagaacattttcttacatcatttacaaaaataaattcaaaatggactaaagacctaaatataaaaccagaaaccataaaactcttagaagaaaagcacaggcagaacactctttgacataaattgtagaaaaaaagttttttgtttttttttttggaaccacACCAgagacatatgcaagttcccaggctagggtcgaaagggagctacagctgctggcctaagccacagctacagccacgccagatctgagccatgtctgtgacctacaccacagctcgatgcaacaccgaatccttaacccactgagcgaggccagggatcaaacctgcatcctcatggatactagtcagattcgttactgctgagccacaataggaactcctgtagcaattttttaaaaaaaatctgtttcctaaggcaaaggaaacaaaaacaaaaataaacaaatgggacctacttaaatttaaaaactgttgtgcagcaaaggaaacgactgacaaaataaaaagacaacctactgactggaagcaaatatttgtaaatgatatgaccaacaaatagttaatataaaaaatagacaaataactcatacaactcaatatcaaaaaaacaaacagcacaattaaaaaatgggcagaagagctgtagatatttttccaaagacatacagatggctaacagacaCATGCAAAACTTTTTAGGCTCAATATTActagttatcagagaaatgcaaatcaaatgcaAATCACAGTGAGGAGTTCTcaggtggctcggcaggttaaggatccagcattgtcactgctgaggctcagatttgatccctggcccaggaacttttgtatgccatgggcacagccaaaaagaaacaaaaaaggctACATGGATATATCACGCAACACagaaaatatagccaatattttataataactttaaaggGAGCATAACCTATAAAAATTCAATCACACATTGTAAACCTCAAACTAATTTAAATCAATTATCAAACTATTGTAATCAACTActgcaacaaaataaaatttttaaagcaaattttttttttttttagggcctcacctgcagcatatggaggttcccaagctaggtttcaaatcagagctaagctgccggcctatgccacagccacagcaacaccagatctgagctgcatgtgcaacctatgccacaccttgcagcaacaccagatccttaacccactgagcaaagccagggatcaaaccaatatcctcatggataatagttggattccttactgctgagccacaatggaaacacaaaaagcaaaataatttcaaatagcTATGATAAAGTAGCATTTTAAGAACTGcagaggcgttcccgttgtggctcagtcgaaatgaatctgactagatccattaggacacagtttcaatccctgtccttgctcaatggattgaggatctgatgttgccatgagctgtggtgtaggtcttagattctgctcagatctggcattgctgtggctgtggtgaaggccgcagctacagctctgattagacctctagcctgggaaccactatatgtcacaggtgcagccctttaaaaagacaaaaaaacaaaatcaaaaaaattgcacgtaaaataaaactaaattataacactcataaaatgataaatgattggactaaaaataaataagtaattttcctttctatttttcagaaaaaaaaaaattgcagagttcccatcgtggttcagcagtaatgaaaccaactagtatccatgaggccccgggttcaatccctggcccctcagtgagtcaaggatccggcgttgctctgagctgtggtgtaagtcacagacatggcctggatcccccactgcagtggctgtggtgtaggccggcagctacagctctgattcgacccctagcctgggaactttcacatgccaagggtatggccctaaaaaaacaaaaacaaacaaacaaaaaaaaattgcagcataCAAGGTtctttgtggcatagtgggttaaggatccggtgttgctgtagctctggcacaggctgcaacagcagtgagggttcaatcctttgcccaggaacttccacatgtcacagatgaggccaagaaaataaaaaataaaataggagttcccgtcgtggttcagtagaaacgaatctgtctagtatccacaaggacacaggttcgatccctggtcttgctcagtgggttaaggatccattgtttccgtgagctgtggtgtaggtcacagaaatgacttggacctggtgttgctgtgactgtggtgtaggccagaggctgcagttctgattcgacccctagcctgggaacctccatatgccccaggtgcagccctaaaaatacaaaaaataaaataaaataaaattgccccCTGAAATTGGAATGTATCTTATGGTCTGACTATATAGTAGGTCAGTTCCTATTTTTTACTATCATAAACATTGCAAGGAACATCctaatacatatgtatgtatacacatgcacCTAAGATATTTGGGGAAATATCTATAGTACCAGACCATAGGCATAATGCTGTATGTAGATTTTCTCACTTAATTTATATAGCAACCTTACAATGTCTGTACAATTATTGTGATTCGCTTTTTTGAATAAGGCAACTGTGGTATAGAAGGTTAAGTGATTTGGCTGGGCTCACATAATTAACCCAGTGTTCACACTCAACCACTGAGTTATACAGTCACGAAGAGTCAGAAGATATGAGCACTCAAAATTTTGGTAGGAATCACTGAACTACCTCACAAAACTttataccaatttatactcccttTAATAGCGCACATGAATATGTGTGGCCCACATTTTAGCCAACAGAGGCTACTATCCTGCTTTAttaatacttttttctctttttggccattcctacagcatgtggaaattcccaggccaggtatcgaacttgcaccacagcaatgaccagagccacagatgtgacaacaccagatccttagccactaggccaccagggaactcttgcttTAACGCTTACCCCTGcctttttgtggggttttttttgtttgtttttgtcttttgtctttttcgggctgcacccacagcatatggaggttcccaggctaggggtcaactcagagctacagctaccggcctacaccacagccacagcaaggccagatctgatctgcatctgctataggtgtacaatataatgactCACAGCTTTTAAAAGTCATACTCTatttaaagctattataaaatatgggctatattccctatgttatagactatatccttgtagcttattttatacataataccTCTTAAtcgcctactttttttttttttttgtctttttagggccgtaccctcagcatatggaagttcccaggctaggggttgaatcagagctgtagccgccagcctataccacagtgctATACCCTATagcactcaggatccaagctgcacctgtgacctacaccacagctcgtggtaatgccagatccttaacacactgagcaaggccaaggatcgaacccacatcctcatggatactagatgggttcttcACTGatgagctataacaggaactccttaatctcCTACTCTTATATTacctctccctgcttccctctccccactagtaaccactagtttgttctcaaTAAATCTGAATACGAAGATTTATCTGAGTTAAGTAACACCCTGTACCTTCACCAGACGTCTATGAAGCAATTGAAAAACTCATCCAAAATGAATAGCTTGGAGTGGTTTCTCTGTTAGAGTTAAATATTCTCAATTgtgataagaaaatattttgtaaatacaaTTCCAAACTCAGATATTAAAGCTGctttgggaattcccttgtgtacagtgggttaaggattcagcattgtcattgcaacggctgggccactgctgtggcatgggtttaacccctggcccaggagtttccatgtgACACACATATGGCCAAAAGagtaagtaaaatacaaaataggagttcccatcatggctcagtagaaatgaatctgactagcatcca
Above is a genomic segment from Phacochoerus africanus isolate WHEZ1 chromosome 7, ROS_Pafr_v1, whole genome shotgun sequence containing:
- the SPIC gene encoding transcription factor Spi-C isoform X1; translation: MACVEQDKLGQAFEDAFEVLRQHSTGDLQYSSDYKNYLAFINHCSHVRGNSNSYGVLPTEEPVYNWRTVINGAADLYFEGNIHQSLQNIPENQLVQPAVLQQKGGKGRKKLRLFEYLHESLCNPEMASCIQWIDQTKGIFQFVSKNKEKLAQLWGKRKGNRKTMTYQKMARALRNYGRTGEIIKIRRKLTYQFSEAILQRLSPSYFLEKEFFYSQYVQPDQGYLSLNNWNADYNCAYANYHELSHADC
- the SPIC gene encoding transcription factor Spi-C isoform X2, encoding MKQLGKELKYLPDYKNYLAFINHCSHVRGNSNSYGVLPTEEPVYNWRTVINGAADLYFEGNIHQSLQNIPENQLVQPAVLQQKGGKGRKKLRLFEYLHESLCNPEMASCIQWIDQTKGIFQFVSKNKEKLAQLWGKRKGNRKTMTYQKMARALRNYGRTGEIIKIRRKLTYQFSEAILQRLSPSYFLEKEFFYSQYVQPDQGYLSLNNWNADYNCAYANYHELSHADC